Within the Vigna angularis cultivar LongXiaoDou No.4 chromosome 10, ASM1680809v1, whole genome shotgun sequence genome, the region ATCCACTTCGTGAGAAATGGGCTTCATCAGACATCACGCTTTGAGATAGCTATCCAAGCTGTTCGAAACATGGTGGCTACTGTGGGTGGTTCAAATATCTGGTTAGCTGGCCACTCTCTAGGATCAGCAATGGCAATGCTCATTGGGAAAACCATGGCCAAGACAGGCGTATTTATTCAGTCTCTTCTGTTCAACCCTCCATATGCATctgctccaattgagagaattaagGATAAGAAATTGAAACACGGGCTTCGATTTGCTGGCAGTGTAGTAACAGCAGGAATTGCCATTGCTATGAAGGCTAAGCAGAAGAAGAGTTTGTCCTTTGATCCGTTTGCTGCTTTGTCTGCCTGGGTTCCATGCTTATTTGTGAATCCATCTGACCCTATCTGCTGTGAGTATATAGGATACTTTGAGCACAGAACAAAAATGGAGGAGATTGGTGCAGGAAGCATTGAAAAGTTAGCCACCCAAACCTCCCTTGGTtgtctactgatgggtgctttGGGGAAGGAATCTGATGAACCTCTTCACCTCATTCCTTCTGCATCTCTAACGGTTAATCATACTCCTTCACGAGATTTCAGAGAAGCTCATGGGATTCACCAATGGTGGAAACCCGACTTACGCCTGGAATCCAAGCTCTACCAATACTAATCATTCTTGTAGTTGTAATACACTGCTTGGTAGATGTGAATTGAGTTATGCTGTCTCTGGTTTTCCATGTGCAGTCGATTTTTTAAAGTGTGGAATCCTA harbors:
- the LOC108320867 gene encoding GDSL esterase/lipase At4g10955 gives rise to the protein MASEREYFDRSGPLHLTCVDWDNAHHRKSVAASLVQGVYVLEKDRQERRQGPDALALPWWTFFQFQLLRTLVDDVDSSIFGAIYEFKPPTSICNDTLHRSPCYVIAFRGTITKADSVSRDIELDIHFVRNGLHQTSRFEIAIQAVRNMVATVGGSNIWLAGHSLGSAMAMLIGKTMAKTGVFIQSLLFNPPYASAPIERIKDKKLKHGLRFAGSVVTAGIAIAMKAKQKKSLSFDPFAALSAWVPCLFVNPSDPICCEYIGYFEHRTKMEEIGAGSIEKLATQTSLGCLLMGALGKESDEPLHLIPSASLTVNHTPSRDFREAHGIHQWWKPDLRLESKLYQY